The Syngnathoides biaculeatus isolate LvHL_M chromosome 6, ASM1980259v1, whole genome shotgun sequence genome has a window encoding:
- the tmem170a gene encoding transmembrane protein 170A, whose protein sequence is MEQYRDSDIFQQLLGMNLVPRKSGTHRYNDTSLADFAEMWYGIFLWAAVSSLIFHLPASLLSFVALRQHKMARLMPIAILLMGIVGPVGGGVLTSAAIAGVYKAAGKRMISLEALVFGVGQSFLIVVISFLRVLATL, encoded by the exons ATGGAGCAATACAGGGATAGTGATATATTCCAGCAACTACTTGGTATGAACTTAGTGCCAAGAAAAAGTGGCACACACCGATACAACGACACGTCTCTTGCGGACTTCGCAG AAATGTGGTATGGAATTTTTCTATGGGCAGCAGTCTCCTCTCTGATCTTCCACCTGCCTGCATCTCTGCTATCGTTTGTTGCACTTAGGCAGCACAAAATGGCCCGATTGATGCCCATTGCCATCCTCTTAATGGGCATTGTTGGACCTGTAGGCGGAGGAGTCCTCACCA gTGCAGCTATAGCAGGAGTTTACAAGGCTGCAGGGAAGAGGATGATCTCTCTCGAGGCTTTAGTTTTTGGCGTGGGACAGTCATTCTTGATCGTTGTTATTTCCTTCCTGCGAGTGCTTGCCACCCTTTAG